One genomic region from Thermoplasmata archaeon encodes:
- a CDS encoding HAD family hydrolase, producing the protein MKPALFIDRDGTLNRDCPYCSSPDQIQLFEDIFEPLKELSKDFLIIIITNQSGIARGYFTEKDLDKMHEKIKNEIEKRGGRIDAIYYCPSLPEDNSPCRKPRTGMIENALKDFDIDLKNSWVIGNDENDVQLAKNVGIRCIKVRHDSNARADFEADDFYGILKIIRENK; encoded by the coding sequence ATGAAACCTGCATTGTTCATTGACCGGGACGGAACATTAAACAGAGATTGTCCTTATTGCTCCAGCCCAGATCAAATTCAGCTTTTTGAGGATATATTCGAGCCATTAAAAGAGCTTTCAAAAGATTTTCTGATTATTATAATTACTAATCAATCTGGAATAGCAAGAGGCTATTTTACAGAAAAAGATCTTGATAAAATGCATGAAAAAATTAAGAATGAGATTGAAAAGAGAGGCGGTAGAATTGACGCAATATATTACTGTCCATCATTGCCGGAAGATAACAGCCCTTGCAGAAAACCAAGAACCGGAATGATCGAAAACGCCCTGAAAGATTTTGATATAGATTTAAAAAATTCGTGGGTGATCGGCAATGATGAAAACGATGTACAATTAGCAAAAAATGTAGGCATAAGATGTATCAAGGTTAGGCATGACAGCAATGCCAGAGCAGATTTCGAGGCAGATGATTTTTATGGAATATTAAAAATAATTAGAGAAAATAAGTAA
- a CDS encoding SIS domain-containing protein: MNGLELIDEYIKEGIKAREGIDKEQVLKAANLIVKTFKNRRKLIFMGNGGSAADAQHLAAEFVGKFEMNREALPALALHCNTSSITAIGNDFGFEKVFERQIEAFAQEGDMVFALSTSGNSQNVINGIKKAKEMKCNVLGITGNDGGLMKELIDKNNLFRVESSITSIIQETTITIGHILTKLVERELYQR, translated from the coding sequence ATGAACGGTCTAGAACTTATCGATGAATATATTAAAGAGGGCATTAAGGCGAGAGAAGGAATTGATAAAGAGCAGGTTTTAAAAGCAGCAAATTTGATTGTTAAAACTTTTAAAAACCGGAGAAAACTGATATTTATGGGAAATGGTGGCAGTGCTGCGGATGCACAGCACCTAGCAGCAGAGTTTGTTGGCAAGTTTGAAATGAACAGAGAGGCCCTGCCAGCTCTTGCGTTGCACTGTAATACATCGAGCATAACAGCTATAGGCAATGATTTTGGGTTTGAAAAAGTATTTGAGAGACAGATTGAAGCTTTTGCACAGGAAGGTGACATGGTTTTCGCGCTGAGCACCAGTGGCAATTCTCAGAATGTAATAAACGGTATTAAAAAAGCAAAAGAGATGAAATGCAATGTGTTAGGTATAACAGGAAATGATGGAGGGTTGATGAAAGAACTAATAGATAAAAACAATCTGTTTAGGGTTGAAAGTAGTATTACCTCCATAATCCAGGAAACTACTATTACCATTGGTCACATACTCACCAAACTGGTTGAAAGAGAGCTTTATCAGAGATAA
- a CDS encoding kinase codes for MTVSDFRIVMTKTPLRITFTGGSSDFPQFYRKYGPGAVVSAAINRYIYVTVAKNFYAGEYRISYSKTENAIKNLEDIEHPTVREALRLLDIKGGIQIISITEIPSRGTGLGSSSSFIVGLLLALHTWLGETVSSETLASEAFKIEREILNEPGGKQDQYMAAYGGINLLQFNADDSSIVKPIILKKEDRKNLERNLLMFYTGKERSSGTIHNDQIKKIEEHIDKYKRMRDLAFETYNAISKMDLDLLGKLMEENWLLKKQLSNEISDTFIDDIYNNAKNAGALGGKLMGAGGGGFMLFLAPPEKHQKITEVLKNYSRETFRIDPFGARIAYVEDYQ; via the coding sequence ATGACAGTTAGTGATTTTCGCATAGTTATGACAAAAACACCTTTAAGAATCACGTTTACGGGGGGAAGCTCAGATTTTCCACAATTTTACAGAAAATACGGCCCGGGAGCAGTAGTTTCCGCAGCAATAAACCGTTATATATATGTTACGGTTGCAAAGAACTTTTATGCTGGAGAATACAGGATCAGCTACTCAAAAACCGAAAACGCAATAAAGAACCTTGAAGATATAGAACATCCAACAGTGAGAGAAGCCCTGAGGCTTCTTGATATAAAAGGAGGAATACAGATAATAAGCATAACTGAAATCCCGTCTCGTGGCACAGGATTAGGGTCAAGCAGCAGTTTTATTGTAGGATTGTTGCTTGCATTGCACACATGGCTTGGAGAGACAGTTAGCTCTGAAACGCTAGCCTCTGAAGCATTCAAGATTGAGAGAGAAATATTAAACGAGCCAGGGGGAAAACAGGATCAGTACATGGCTGCATACGGAGGCATAAACCTGCTTCAGTTCAATGCTGATGATAGCAGCATTGTTAAGCCAATCATATTAAAAAAAGAGGATCGAAAGAACCTTGAGAGAAATCTTCTTATGTTTTATACCGGCAAAGAGAGATCTTCTGGCACTATACATAATGACCAGATTAAGAAGATCGAAGAGCATATTGATAAGTATAAGAGAATGCGAGATCTTGCATTCGAAACCTATAATGCAATCTCAAAAATGGATCTAGATCTGCTAGGAAAGCTAATGGAAGAAAATTGGCTGTTGAAAAAACAGCTCAGCAACGAAATAAGCGATACATTCATAGATGATATATATAACAACGCCAAGAATGCTGGTGCGCTTGGTGGAAAATTGATGGGTGCTGGTGGCGGTGGATTTATGTTGTTTCTCGCACCACCTGAAAAGCATCAGAAAATAACCGAGGTGCTAAAAAATTACAGCAGGGAAACGTTCAGGATAGATCCTTTTGGAGCAAGAATAGCTTATGTTGAAGATTATCAGTGA
- a CDS encoding FkbM family methyltransferase yields the protein MVTLLTLPSTVGRYRKAYKNWLKIMIDMVRKKYSITVRLRNGNTYVWPSTVVYFYSVFSSKQISEPSISVNLDMLFTGNREKENECVRFKYKNADLTLYDAVYNGRFPAIFLEGRYASLNVHNEIVIDVGTNIGDSAIYFALNGARKVIALEPYPYSYNTAKKNVKINKLDAVIEVLNAGYGKDGFITIDPLKKTDPSSVLVSYDGGERVRIFSLKKLIQEYNIDSAVIKMNCEGCEYNIIDEDIETLKIFKEFLIAYHHGHKELENKLKEAGFNVTFRSLQPNCNKSTTKTHMRTGLLYARNKENID from the coding sequence ATGGTAACTCTACTGACTCTGCCAAGTACTGTTGGAAGATATAGAAAAGCCTATAAAAATTGGCTTAAAATCATGATCGATATGGTTCGGAAAAAGTATTCCATAACGGTCAGACTGCGGAATGGTAACACGTATGTCTGGCCTTCAACCGTAGTATATTTTTATTCTGTATTTTCATCTAAGCAAATATCTGAGCCCAGCATCTCTGTAAATCTAGATATGCTCTTTACTGGCAATAGAGAAAAAGAGAATGAATGTGTAAGGTTCAAGTACAAAAATGCTGATTTAACGCTTTATGATGCCGTATATAATGGTAGATTTCCTGCCATTTTTTTGGAAGGTAGATATGCCTCTCTCAATGTCCATAACGAAATTGTGATAGACGTAGGTACTAATATTGGAGATTCTGCCATATACTTTGCGTTAAACGGAGCAAGAAAGGTAATAGCTTTGGAGCCTTATCCTTATTCATACAATACCGCAAAGAAAAATGTGAAAATAAATAAATTGGACGCTGTCATAGAGGTTTTAAATGCTGGATATGGGAAAGACGGTTTCATTACCATCGATCCTTTAAAGAAGACTGATCCTAGCTCGGTTTTAGTTTCTTATGATGGTGGAGAAAGGGTCAGAATATTTTCCTTGAAGAAACTCATTCAAGAATACAATATAGACTCAGCAGTTATAAAGATGAATTGTGAAGGTTGTGAATATAATATTATAGATGAAGACATCGAGACCTTAAAAATTTTCAAAGAGTTTCTGATCGCATACCATCATGGACATAAAGAACTCGAAAATAAGCTAAAGGAGGCAGGATTCAACGTAACATTTAGATCTTTGCAACCTAATTGCAACAAATCTACTACTAAAACGCATATGCGCACAGGTCTTTTATACGCAAGAAATAAAGAGAATATAGATTAA
- a CDS encoding aminoglycoside phosphotransferase family protein: MAHNLNICGRFLNIYERIDSTLNIHQRIDLTLIKNIFGNINSTFIKSKNLCNTEGMLETIGTFKQSIKHRNNKVYKAIYSVTGGSVIVKESNIWDVTKEYKQLDLAFKFFDGKITIPRAICIDKIHKRLVMTYIENKGTLERFHELNYDYSLLYKVVDVLVEIHSLKDQEELSGLQCILPFSKLKYELYHWKKNIKDEFEAEYEEKLEKAIEFILSHTSSEDDVPSHGDFGLDNVLITTSNIAIIDWISFGYSVRQLDLGVLLFYLDENISISLTKYYIAKLSSRNKINNDMDPVILAKVSKTLAGFFIINRFDPICRNNENKSNELCKTKQQKITRFRNIINEYYS; encoded by the coding sequence ATGGCACATAACCTTAATATATGTGGCAGATTCCTTAACATTTATGAAAGAATAGATTCCACTCTAAACATTCATCAAAGAATAGATTTAACACTTATAAAAAACATTTTTGGAAATATAAATTCCACGTTTATAAAATCAAAAAATTTGTGCAATACCGAGGGAATGTTGGAAACGATAGGCACATTCAAGCAAAGCATCAAGCACCGTAACAATAAAGTTTACAAAGCCATATATAGCGTTACCGGAGGGAGTGTTATCGTTAAGGAAAGTAATATCTGGGATGTGACCAAGGAGTATAAGCAGTTGGATCTAGCCTTTAAATTTTTTGATGGCAAAATTACAATTCCAAGAGCAATCTGCATAGATAAGATTCACAAACGCTTAGTGATGACGTACATAGAGAATAAAGGAACACTAGAAAGATTTCACGAATTAAATTATGATTATAGCTTATTATATAAAGTAGTAGACGTGCTAGTAGAAATTCATAGTCTTAAAGATCAAGAGGAGTTATCGGGCTTACAATGCATTCTTCCATTTTCTAAATTAAAGTATGAGTTATATCACTGGAAAAAAAACATAAAGGATGAGTTTGAAGCAGAATACGAAGAAAAATTAGAAAAAGCAATTGAATTTATATTATCCCATACTTCAAGCGAAGACGATGTTCCTTCACATGGAGATTTTGGGCTAGATAACGTGTTAATAACAACTAGTAACATAGCAATTATTGACTGGATTAGTTTCGGCTACTCTGTAAGGCAATTGGACCTCGGTGTACTTCTATTTTACCTCGATGAAAACATTAGTATAAGCTTGACAAAGTACTATATAGCGAAACTTAGTTCCCGAAATAAAATAAACAATGATATGGATCCGGTTATACTTGCAAAAGTAAGTAAAACTCTAGCTGGATTCTTTATTATAAATCGTTTTGATCCAATATGTCGGAATAATGAAAATAAATCAAATGAACTGTGCAAAACAAAGCAACAGAAGATCACTAGATTTAGAAACATAATAAATGAATATTATAGTTGA
- a CDS encoding sulfatase, whose product MKNNPNIIIIVLDTLRRDVLPNYNGNAITPNIEAFSKESVVFKNPIAPSPWTVPSHMSLFTGLYPGEHNVHEDLDTGDKKALDKIYAYEGKTIVEKMREKGYNTLGFSTNPWLSPNTGFDRGFNSFTFFSSEYMSPDEIAAVDDYKKYGKNRKKAAINLVLNGNFKELLKYYNIHRRILKRKEEVEYPYRKGADLIVNAIMNSSFEEPFFTFINLMEVHEPVSRWELDRDDRIIKYMDITNKSPIPEKLMEQTRNDYKKSLSMADLEIGKLIKHLKSSKLYENSLIIVTSDHGQTMKEPYQYPYYGHGNFLYNEIIEVPMIIKFPGNIKIEQKDGYQNLTGIYKILENAAENEFQDTITETVSFSESFGPVHDLEGLVKDGILPAELDYKDLIHKMFYPKKAVYKTNYKLVINGSDGKVDEFTFKGKQIEVKDNQEIFKDLVNELSIFKGTERFQLP is encoded by the coding sequence ATGAAAAATAATCCAAATATCATAATTATCGTTTTAGACACTCTTCGCAGAGATGTATTACCAAATTATAATGGCAATGCGATAACACCTAATATTGAGGCATTTTCGAAGGAATCTGTAGTGTTCAAGAATCCTATAGCTCCATCTCCATGGACCGTGCCATCACATATGTCGCTGTTCACAGGATTATACCCCGGAGAGCATAATGTCCATGAAGATCTAGATACTGGGGATAAAAAAGCACTGGATAAAATATATGCATATGAAGGTAAAACAATAGTTGAAAAAATGAGAGAAAAAGGATATAATACTTTGGGATTTTCCACAAATCCATGGCTTTCTCCAAATACGGGATTTGACAGAGGATTTAATTCATTTACATTTTTCTCGTCTGAATACATGTCTCCTGATGAGATTGCTGCAGTTGATGATTATAAAAAATATGGTAAAAACAGGAAAAAAGCGGCAATTAACCTGGTTTTGAATGGTAATTTTAAAGAACTTCTAAAATATTACAATATACACAGGCGGATATTGAAAAGAAAAGAGGAGGTTGAATATCCTTACAGGAAAGGTGCAGATCTCATTGTAAATGCAATAATGAACAGCTCTTTCGAAGAGCCTTTTTTCACTTTTATCAATCTTATGGAGGTTCATGAGCCAGTATCCAGGTGGGAGCTTGATAGGGATGACAGAATAATAAAATATATGGATATCACCAATAAGAGCCCAATACCAGAAAAGCTAATGGAACAGACCAGGAATGATTATAAAAAATCTTTAAGTATGGCAGACTTGGAGATTGGCAAGCTTATAAAGCACCTTAAAAGTTCTAAGCTCTACGAAAATTCGCTGATTATTGTTACCTCAGACCACGGGCAGACAATGAAAGAACCATACCAATATCCATATTACGGGCATGGAAATTTTCTTTATAACGAGATTATTGAGGTTCCGATGATAATAAAATTTCCTGGTAATATAAAGATAGAACAGAAAGATGGATATCAAAATCTAACCGGCATATATAAGATCTTAGAAAATGCAGCTGAAAACGAGTTTCAGGATACGATAACTGAAACTGTTTCGTTCAGCGAATCTTTTGGGCCAGTTCATGATCTGGAGGGGCTTGTAAAAGATGGTATCTTGCCGGCAGAACTAGATTACAAAGATCTGATCCATAAAATGTTCTATCCGAAAAAAGCAGTTTACAAAACCAACTATAAGCTTGTAATCAATGGCTCTGACGGAAAAGTTGATGAATTCACCTTTAAAGGTAAGCAAATAGAGGTAAAAGATAACCAGGAAATTTTCAAAGATCTTGTAAACGAGCTCTCTATTTTCAAAGGTACAGAGCGTTTCCAGTTACCTTAA
- a CDS encoding glycosyltransferase family 4 protein → MDETKKIKFSMITETNLKYAGGTERTILYYYKFCDKENLDVAVFQTNILDKEKITDKEIIERFELKNIYTFIYPQFLTNLLVDKKKGISKQEKTIKKDIFLAYSIFIKFIFANIINRKISRKLFESDVLYILSDYQLLYLILPKKLLLRKKKPYVIFGTHNYLPIERRAINRIENKLIEKFTYATHFTSKTIFDLSSVKRNTDFIINSGVDTSAFYPDTKKHEQIRYLFVGRLVAYKGINELLSAWKLFKNKDDSELHIVGTGELEQLIKEKATKNIIYHGQVSDNELSSIYRDCDVLVFPTYGIKHDEYFGLVVIEALASGNYVIISNEMRGIFDYFESMGALEYVPLDPVQIAERMANAYVKIKTLKQNVLNVRAYIEENYDWKSIAKKLSEKVKEIYYSKK, encoded by the coding sequence ATGGATGAAACGAAAAAAATCAAGTTTTCTATGATCACGGAGACAAACCTGAAATACGCGGGAGGAACGGAAAGAACAATACTTTATTACTATAAGTTTTGTGATAAAGAAAATTTAGATGTGGCTGTTTTTCAGACTAACATTCTCGATAAAGAAAAGATTACAGACAAGGAGATCATAGAGAGATTCGAATTGAAAAATATCTACACATTTATCTATCCTCAATTTTTAACAAATTTATTGGTTGACAAAAAGAAAGGTATATCAAAGCAAGAAAAAACCATAAAAAAAGATATTTTTCTAGCCTATTCTATTTTTATTAAATTTATTTTTGCGAACATAATAAACAGGAAAATATCAAGAAAACTATTTGAAAGCGATGTCTTGTATATATTATCAGATTATCAACTGTTGTATTTGATTTTGCCTAAAAAATTGTTGTTGCGTAAGAAAAAACCATACGTAATTTTCGGAACTCACAATTATCTTCCGATAGAACGAAGAGCCATAAACAGGATCGAGAATAAACTTATTGAGAAGTTCACCTATGCGACACATTTTACATCCAAAACGATCTTTGATTTGAGCAGTGTTAAAAGAAATACGGATTTCATAATAAATAGCGGAGTGGATACGAGTGCATTTTATCCAGATACAAAAAAGCATGAGCAAATAAGATACCTTTTTGTTGGCAGGCTTGTAGCATACAAAGGAATAAATGAGCTTCTATCAGCCTGGAAATTGTTCAAAAATAAAGATGATAGTGAACTGCACATAGTTGGAACTGGAGAACTGGAACAATTGATCAAAGAAAAAGCCACTAAAAACATCATTTATCATGGACAAGTAAGTGATAATGAGCTATCTAGCATATACAGGGATTGTGATGTGCTTGTTTTCCCAACATATGGCATAAAGCATGATGAATATTTTGGGCTGGTGGTTATCGAGGCACTGGCATCTGGAAATTATGTGATAATAAGCAATGAGATGCGTGGAATATTTGATTATTTTGAAAGCATGGGGGCTCTGGAGTATGTGCCTCTTGATCCTGTGCAGATTGCAGAAAGAATGGCAAACGCATATGTTAAAATAAAAACATTGAAACAAAATGTTTTGAATGTGAGAGCCTATATTGAAGAAAACTATGACTGGAAAAGCATTGCTAAAAAGCTGTCTGAAAAAGTAAAAGAAATATATTACTCTAAGAAATAA
- a CDS encoding phosphoadenosine phosphosulfate reductase family protein, which produces MIAGEKRIEGGLSLNAKISIAKIVINDALERFKRPVVVWSAGKDSMVVLHLVKTVVEEKKLDMLPTLFIDHGDHYGETLELINKISKEWNFKVISAKNEDVLNHVTSDRKIFLKDLNDENKKEAKKIGFNDDFFEYSLDTDVGNHLLKTVAMNSTIKKYRFDSLFTGIRWDENPARSFEVFISPRIDPPHVRVQPILPFTERNIWEYTFKFNLPIHPLYKQGYRSIDGIHDSKKVSDRPAWEQDLENTTERAGRSQDKEGMMEKLRRFGYM; this is translated from the coding sequence ATGATAGCTGGAGAAAAACGTATTGAAGGTGGACTATCTCTAAATGCCAAGATCTCTATAGCAAAGATCGTGATAAATGATGCTCTAGAACGATTTAAAAGGCCAGTAGTGGTATGGAGCGCTGGCAAAGATAGCATGGTGGTACTTCATCTCGTTAAAACCGTAGTTGAAGAGAAAAAATTGGATATGCTACCAACTCTATTTATAGATCATGGAGATCATTATGGAGAAACTTTAGAATTGATAAATAAAATTAGCAAAGAATGGAACTTTAAAGTGATAAGCGCAAAAAATGAAGATGTTTTAAATCACGTTACGTCGGATAGAAAAATATTTTTGAAAGATCTCAATGATGAAAACAAGAAAGAGGCTAAAAAGATAGGATTCAATGATGATTTTTTTGAGTATTCCCTGGATACTGATGTGGGCAATCATCTTTTAAAGACCGTGGCAATGAACAGCACCATCAAAAAATATAGATTTGACAGTCTTTTCACAGGCATAAGATGGGACGAAAACCCGGCTAGATCATTTGAGGTATTTATAAGTCCTAGGATAGATCCCCCTCATGTGAGGGTACAGCCAATACTTCCATTTACTGAACGAAATATATGGGAATACACGTTTAAATTCAATTTACCGATTCATCCGCTCTATAAACAAGGATATAGATCCATTGATGGGATACATGATTCCAAGAAGGTAAGCGACAGGCCTGCATGGGAACAGGATCTTGAAAACACGACCGAGCGTGCAGGCAGATCTCAGGATAAAGAGGGCATGATGGAAAAACTGAGAAGATTTGGGTATATGTAA